One window of the Zea mays cultivar B73 chromosome 3, Zm-B73-REFERENCE-NAM-5.0, whole genome shotgun sequence genome contains the following:
- the LOC103649931 gene encoding zinc finger MYM-type protein 1-like produces the protein MRGEFNGLQKKIMDLSPHAYYVHCFAHQLQLVVVSVASSACCQSVHDFFEYIQLIVSTTSSSCKRRGALREKEHESIVEKLERGEFITGKGLHQATNLARPGDTRWSSHYLTLLRLETMWESVLHVLAIVHEDGRVPTQAAGLIEKMESFKFAFILKLMLKVLAITNELSQMLQRKSVDIVLAMELLDVVKARIAMMRTDNGWESFFEDVKEFCANKGIPVVDMDAEVPIRGRSRRDGFTVTNLHYYRTEIFFVILDKINTELCHRFSEVSSELLVGFAFLDPKKSFSMFNLEKLVKLAKLYDQDFTVVDRAMLREQLETYIVHVRRHAAFSTCEDIASLSIKMVQAGKHVVFPLVYKLI, from the coding sequence ATGAGAGGTGAATTTAACGGCTTGCAAAAAAAGATTATGGATCTTAGTCCACATGCTTATTATGTTCATTGTTTTGCACATCAACTACAACTTGTGGTAGTTTCTGTTGCTAGTAGTGCTTGTTGTCAATCCGTTCATGACTTTTTTGAGTACATTCAATTAATTGTAAGCACCACAAGCTCATCTTGCAAGAGAAGGGGTGCCCTAAGGGAAAAAGAACATGAGAGTATTGTAGAAAAACTTGAAAGAGGTGAATTTATTACTGGAAAGGGTCTTCATCAAGCAACCAATCTTGCTAGACCCGGTGACACAAGATGGAGTTCACATTATTTAACCTTGCTTCGTTTAGAAACAATGTGGGAGTCAGTATTGCATGTTCTTGCTATTGTCCATGAAGATGGTCGTGTACCAACACAAGCAGCAGGGTTGATAGAAAAAATGGAGAGTTTCAAATTTGCTTTCATTCTAAAATTGATGTTGAAAGTGCTTGCAATCACAAATGAGCTCTCTCAAATGTTGCAAAGGAAGAGTGTTGATATTGTTCTTGCCATGGAGTTACTTGATGTTGTTAAAGCCCGAATCGCTATGATGAGGACAGATAATGGTTGGGAGTCATTTTTTGAAGATGTGAAGGAATTTTGTGCTAATAAGGGTATTCCTGTGGTAGACATGGATGCAGAAGTACCTATTAGAGGTCGATCAAGGCGAGATGGATTCACAGTCACAAATCTTCACTACTACCGCACCGAGATATTTTTTGTTATTCTTGATAAAATCAATACAGAGTTGTGTCATCGGTTCAGTGAAGTTTCAAGTGAGTTGCTAGTTGGTTTTGCTTTCCTTGATCCAAAGAAGTCATTTTCTATGTTCAATTTGGAGAAGCTTGTTAAGCTTGCTAAGTTATATGATCAAGATTTCACAGTTGTTGATCGTGCAATGTTAAGAGAGCAACTCGAGACATATATTGTTCATGTGAGAAGGCATGCTGCTTTTAGTACTTGTGAAGATATCGCATCTCTTTCTATTAAGATGGTTCAGGCTGGAAAGCATGTTGTGTTTCCTTTAGTCTACAAGCTAATTTAG
- the LOC103649932 gene encoding alanine and glycine-rich protein, giving the protein MRPAAPPCQLSQPKLRRVPQSPPPSPMTPRAPQLRHHPPHLLLAEAVASWHPFHKKPCRSDRSTAPPSSARLPDAETPTPAPSGGASGGSFRWFGLRKRRRRGAGSRSVSGRSSDRRRSGTCSDFHFTCGGGGGGGGGGGGATDSSGEMWASDVGEVRMRDVSMATEFGPAPVSGVGVGGGGVGAAAEAAATDSGYGSEPGYRGDVELGYGDEMDEEDEDGRQQLFWDGVIGDMTKMKIDGDNNFGEQKSHHRCRRKKHDARVLDSLS; this is encoded by the exons ATGAGACCAGCGGCACCACCGTGCCAACTTTCCCAACCCAAACTCAGACGCGTCCCCCAGTCCCCACCTCCGTCGCCGATGACACCGCGCGCCccgcagcttcggcaccacccgcCGCACCTCCTCCTCGCCGAGGCCGTTGCCTCCTGGCACCCCTTCCACAAGAAGCCCTGTCGCTCGGACCGCTCCACCGCTCCCCCTTCCTCGGCCCGCCTCCCTGATGCGGAGACTCCGACGCCTGCCCCCTCGGGGGGCGCTAGCGGCGGATCCTTCCGGTGGTTCGGGCTCCGCAAGCGGCGCCGCCGCGGTGCGGGCTCGCGGTCCGTGTCCGGCCGCAGCAGCGACCGCCGGAGATCTGGCACGTGCTCCGACTTCCATTTCACGTgcggcggcggtggtggtggtggcggtggcggcggcggcgccactGACTCCAGTGGGGAGATGTGGGCGTCAGATGTCGGGGAGGTGCGGATGAGGGACGTGTCGATGGCGACGGAGTTCGGCCCGGCGCCCGTTAGCGGGGTTGGTGTCGGAGGTGGTGGGGTCGGCGCTGCAGCGGAGGCAGCGGCCACCGATTCTGGGTACGGGAGCGAACCTGGGTACCGTGGCGACGTGGAGCTGGGATACGGAGATGAAATGGACGAAGAAGATGAGGATGGGAGGCAGCAGCTGTTCTGGGACGGGGTGATTGGAG ATATGACTAAAATGAAGATCGACGGCGACAATAACTTTGGGGAGCAGAAGAGCCATCACCGCTGCAGGCGCAAGAAGCATGATGCTAGGGTTTTGgattccttgagttga